A window of Proteus columbae contains these coding sequences:
- a CDS encoding protein disulfide oxidoreductase produces MRSRLRKWSKELIVLIVIFVVASFAMDWWRQPMPPALTNLPELYTVDNKVVSLAELSAEKPLLIYFWATWCGVCKLTTPSVNSLALDGYNVTSVAIRSGDNAKLERGIQSKGLVFPVINDSRGDISQQWKISATPSFVIVYKGEMVGFTSGWSSSWGLKLRLWWAGL; encoded by the coding sequence ATGCGTAGTCGCTTACGAAAGTGGAGTAAAGAACTGATTGTTCTGATTGTCATTTTCGTTGTAGCTTCTTTTGCAATGGATTGGTGGCGTCAACCTATGCCACCAGCCTTAACGAATTTACCTGAGCTATATACTGTTGATAATAAAGTTGTTTCTTTAGCTGAATTGAGTGCTGAAAAGCCTTTATTAATCTATTTTTGGGCAACTTGGTGTGGAGTTTGTAAACTCACAACTCCCTCAGTAAATTCGTTAGCACTAGATGGTTATAACGTGACATCTGTTGCGATCCGTTCTGGTGATAACGCAAAGTTAGAGCGCGGCATTCAGTCTAAAGGATTGGTCTTTCCTGTAATAAATGATAGTCGAGGGGATATTTCTCAGCAGTGGAAAATTAGCGCAACACCTTCATTTGTTATTGTTTATAAAGGGGAAATGGTAGGCTTTACGAGCGGTTGGTCATCTTCATGGGGATTAAAACTACGTTTATGGTGGGCAGGCCTTTGA